One segment of Castanea sativa cultivar Marrone di Chiusa Pesio chromosome 3, ASM4071231v1 DNA contains the following:
- the LOC142629937 gene encoding 4-coumarate--CoA ligase-like 1, giving the protein MGTYLHNLAQDEEHIFRSRFAPVTVPDDITLPEFVLQNAELYANKVAFVEAVTGKEVTYSDVVRDTRRFSKALRSLGVRKGHVIIVVLPNVAEYAIVALGIMTAGGVFSGANPAAHASEIKKQVEAAEAKLIVTNGSNYEKVKGLGLPVIILDEEHIEGSMNWNKLLEAADKAGTSFFNEDVQQTDLCALPFSSGTTGLSKGVMLTHRNLVANLCSTLFSVTPEMVGQVTTLGLIPFFHIYGITGICCATLRNKGKVVVMGRFELRTFLNALITQEVTFAPIVPPIILQLVKNPVVEEFDLTKLKLLAIMSAAAPLAPELLTAFENKFPGVQVQEAYGLTEHSCITLTLGDPEDGSRIAKKNSVGFILPNLEVKFIDPETGRSLPKNTPGEICVRSQCVMQGYYNNKEETARTIDKKGWLHTGDIGIIDDQDNVFIVDRIKELIKYKGFQVAPAEIEAILLTHPSIEDAAVVPLPDEEAGEIPAASVVMSQGAKESEEDIKNYIASNVAHYKKVRVVHFVETIPKSPSGKIMRRLIKEKMVEKMRAKLHS; this is encoded by the exons ATGGGAACTTATTTGCATAATTTGGCACAAGATGAAGAACACATTTTCCGAAGCCGATTTGCCCCTGTTACGGTCCCTGATGATATCACATTACCAGAATTTGTGCTCCAAAATGCTGAATTGTACGCCAACAAGGTTGCATTTGTGGAGGCTGTGACTGGAAAAGAAGTTACTTATAGTGATGTGGTTAGAGACACTAGGAGGTTTTCTAAGGCCTTGAGGTCTCTCGGTGTTAGGAAGGGGCATGTGATAATCGTTGTACTTCCAAATGTTGCGGAGTATGCCATTGTTGCTCTTGGAATCATGACTGCTGGGGGTGTGTTTTCAGGTGCAAACCCAGCTGCACATGCATCAGAAATTAAGAAGCAAGTGGAGGCTGCCGAGGCCAAGTTAATTGTCACAAATGGCTCAAACTATGAGAAG GTGAAAGGTTTAGGACTGCCAGTCATCATACTGGATGAAGAACACATTGAAGGTTCCATGAATTGGAACAAACTGCTTGAAGCGGCAGACAAAGCGGGCACTAGTTTTTTTAATGAGGACGTGCAACAGACTGATCTGTGCGCCCTTCCATTCTCATCAGGCACCACGGGGTTGTCAAAGGGTGTAATGCTGACTCACCGAAATCTGGTAGCTAACCTGTGCTCCACACTCTTTAGTGTAACACCAGAAATGGTTGGTCAGGTCACTACACTAGGCCTAATACCATTCTTTCATATTTATGGGATCACTGGAATTTGTTGTGCCACACTTAGGAACAAGGGAAAAGTGGTGGTGATGGGAAGGTTCGAACTTCGAACATTTCTGAATGCTTTGATAACACAAGAGGTCACATTTGCACCAATTGTGCCACCAATTATTTTGCAGCTGGTTAAGAATCCAGTAGTAGAGGAATTTGATCTCACCAAGCTCAAACTTCTAGCCATTATGTCTGCAGCAGCGCCACTAGCACCAGAGCTTCTTACAGCCTTTGAAAACAAGTTCCCTGGTGTCCAGGTCCAAGAG GCATATGGACTAACTGAGCATAGCTGCATCACACTCACACTTGGGGACCCTGAAGACGGCTCTCGAATTGCAAAGAAAAACTCTGTGGGTTTCATCCTCCCAAATTTGGAAGTAAAATTTATCGATCCTGAAACTGGTCGATCCTTGCCCAAGAATACACCTGGTGAAATCTGTGTCAGAAGCCAATGTGTAATGCAAG GTTATTATAACAATAAAGAGGAGACTGCTCGCACCATCGACAAGAAAGGGTGGCTTCACACTGGTGACATTGGGATCATAGATGATCAAGACAATGTTTTTATTGTGGATCGCATTAAGGAGTTAATCAAGTACAAAGGTTTTCAG GTAGCTCCAGCTGAGATAGAGGCTATCCTTCTTACTCATCCCTCAATTGAAGATGCAGCCGTAGTTCC ACTGCCAGATGAGGAGGCTGGAGAGATCCCAGCTGCAAGCGTTGTGATGAGCCAAGGTGCAAAAGAGAGTGAAGAAGATATCAAGAACTACATTGCCTCAAATGTTGCACATTACAAGAAAGTGAGAGTGGTGCACTTTGTGGAAACAATCCCAAAATCGCCTTCTGGGAAAATAATGAGAAGGCTTATTAAAGAGAAGATGGTGGAGAAGATGCGGGCAAAGCTCCACAGCTAA
- the LOC142629810 gene encoding squamosa promoter-binding-like protein 2 produces the protein MEWNEKSPSQWEWENLFMFNAKATENSKLQEIEWGMQGDQGINSGSFYSSAGGEGSDGSGPELGHASPSKSSKSASINSSSMGESKPSKLTFEAFGGFPNDLSNKKELAKVEPKRISRTLEPSSGCGEPLLSLKLGKQMYFEDACVGSNTETSTFSMIPMPSVTIAKKCKTSFPSTTPRCQVEGCNLDLSSAKDYHRKHRVCESHSKSPKVIVGGLERRFCQQCSRFHGLSEFDEKKRSCRRRLSDHNARRRKPQPEAVRLNPARLPSSLYDGKQQMSLVFNKGPLAYSRAAGFTWEDICSSKINQTKEYPLKVAKARDSDIQLHLPSNEMPRSINTLCHDSSRLLPSKGTIAEALNPGLGEPMMSTDLDASQDFRRALSLLSTNSWDSRESKPARHPHSNHTSQSNMPQPLMHAMTQGLPHTSSEHWRTEQQSTESQVHILSSPNNGSSHFQEFQLFKEPYEFGFYSN, from the exons ATGGAGTGGAATGAGAAATCCCCCTCACAGTGGGAGTGGGAGAATCTGTTTATGTTCAATGCTAAAGCCACTGAAAATTCCAAGTTGCAAGAAATAGAATGGGGTATGCAAGGAGATCAGGGAATTAACTCTGGTTCTTTTTATTCGTCTGCGGGTGGTGAGGGTAGTGATGGGTCTGGCCCTGAGTTGGGACATGCTTCTCCATCGAAGAGCTCGAAATCAGCTTCCATCAATTCTTCATCAATGGGCGAAAGTAAGCCATCCAAACTCACTTTTGAGGCCTTTGGAGGTTTCCCAAATGATTTGAGCAACAAGAAAGAATTAGCCAAGGTTGAGCCTAAGAGAATTTCTAGAACGCTTGAGCCTTCATCTGGCTGTGGTGAGCCATTGCTAAGTCTAAAGCTTGGTAAGCAGATGTACTTTGAAGATGCTTGTGTGGGAAGCAATACAGAGACCTCAACTTTTTCTATGATTCCCATGCCATCTGTGACCATAGCAAAGAAATGTAAGACCAGTTTTCCGAGTACTACACCACGCTGCCAAGTTGAAGGCTGTAACCTTGACCTCTCATCAGCTAAAGATTACCATCGCAAACATAGAGTTTGTGAAAGTCATTCCAAATCCCCCAAGGTCATTGTAGGTGGTCTGGAACGTCGGTTTTGTCAGCAATGTAGCAG GTTCCATGGTCTGTCAGAGTTTGATGAAAAGAAGCGAAGCTGTCGCAGGCGTCTTTCTGATCATAATGCTAGGCGGCGCAAGCCACAGCCAGAAGCAGTCCGGTTAAATCCGGCAAGGCTGCCTTCTTCACTTTATG ATGGGAAGCAACAGATGAGCCTTGTCTTCAACAAAGGCCCCCTTGCTTACTCAAGGGCTGCTGGTTTTACATGGGAGGACATATGCAGCTCCAAgattaaccaaacaaaagagtatCCTCTAAAGGTTGCAAAAGCAAGAGACAGTGATATACAGTTGCATTTGCCCAGCAATGAAATGCCACGTTCCATCAATACACTTTGTCATGATTCGAGTAGGCTTTTGCCATCCAAGGGAACCATAGCTGAGGCTCTCAACCCAG GTTTAGGAGAACCCATGATGTCCACTGATCTGGATGCATCACAGGATTTTCGAcgtgctctctctcttctgtcAACAAATTCTTGGGATTCACGGGAGTCAAAACCAGCTAGACACCCACACTCCAACCATACAAGTCAATCTAACATGCCACAGCCTCTCATGCATGCTATGACCCAAGGCTTGCCACATACTTCATCAGAACACTGGCGGACTGAGCAACAGTCCACTGAGTCCCAAGTTCATATCTTAAGTTCACCTAACAATGGCAGCAGCCATTTTCAAGAATTCCAGCTGTTCAAAGAACCGTATGAGTTTGGCTTTTATTCCAATTGA
- the LOC142628281 gene encoding ranBP2-type zinc finger protein At1g67325, translating into MSQVDNRNSSAAKRARTDGSRREDDWTCPSCGNVNFSFRTTCNMRNCTQPRPADHNSKTAAKPVQAPQGYTSSAPYVGSGAPSSMYLGVPPYGSSIFSGSSMPPFDVPYSGGSAYHYNYGSRLSTGSPYRPLHLSAPAPYSSGSMIGNGGMYGIPPLMDRYGLGMPMGPSAMGPRPGFFPDDKSQKKGSDATRDNDWTCPKCGNINFSFRTVCNMRKCNTPKPGSQAAKSDKNSKQKTPEGSWKCEKCNNINFPFRTKCNRQNCGADKPTESKKSPSPSPDESNQ; encoded by the exons ATGTCtcag GTTGATAACAGAAATTCTTCAGCTGCCAAGCGTGCTAGAACTGATG GTAGTCGTAGGGAAGATGATTGGACCTGCCCTAGCTGTGGTAATGTCAATTTTTCATTCAGGACAACTTGCAATATGCGTAATTGCACTCAACCGAGGCCCGCTGATCATAACTCA AAAACTGCTGCCAAGCCTGTTCAAGCGCCACAGGGTTACACATCCTCAGCTCCTTATGTAGGTTCCGGTGCACCCTCTTCAATGTATCTGGGTGTGCCACCCTATGGTTCTTCCATTTTCAGTGGTTCATCTATGCCTCCATTTGATGTACCATACTCTGGGGGTTCAGCATACCACTACAACTATGGCAGCCGCCTTTCTACTGGTAGCCCTTACAGACCTCTACATTTGTCTGCACCAGCACCTTACTCAAGTGGATCTATGATCGGGAATG GTGGGATGTATGGTATACCCCCTCTGATGGATCGATATGGACTGGGTATGCCCATGGGCCCTAGTGCTATG GGGCCACGGCCAGGATTTTTTCCAGATGATAAATCTCAAAAGAAGGGTTCAG ATGCAACACGTGATAATGACTGGACATGTCCCAAATGTGGAAATATCAACTTCTCATTTAGAACGGTTTGTAACATGAGAAAGTGCAACACACCAAAACCCGGATCCCAG GCTGCAAAATCTGACAAGAATTCTA AACAAAAGACGCCTGAGGGAAGCTGGAAGTGTGAGAAATGTAATAACATAAACTTTCCATTCAGAACCAAGTGCAACAGACAGAATTGTGGGGCTGACAAACCAACTGAGTCAAAGAAGTCGCCTTCACCATCGCCAGATGAAAGTAACCAG TGA